The Novipirellula aureliae genome segment CTGGCCAATGGTCTTTCTTACCGCTGTCTGGGGTGAAGCGTCCGCAAAATGTTGATCCAGCAAGGGTCAATCAACCACCGCGCTAGCCCCATCGATGATTCCGGTTATCATAGCGTCTTCATTTCTCCATCCGCGAACCCGATTCAAACGATGCAAACGTTTCCTGGCGACGCCAAGCAGTCGACGCCATCGTCCTTTGCGACGTCGGCATCTCTCCTTCATCGAGTCCAAGCGAACGACCAGACCGCTTGGTCTCGTTTGGTGGATTTATATGGTGTGATGGTGTACCGCTGGGCGGTTCGAGGTGGGCTATCGCACGATGATGCCGCCGATGTCATGCAGGACGTTTTCATGGCGGTTGCCGGCGCAATTCGCCGTTTTGATCTGGCGGCAAAGGGCAAGTTCCGCGCTTGGTTATGGACGATCACACGCAACAAGATCAATGATCATTTTCGTAGAAACGTGGCACGCGAGATCGCTCGGGGCGGTTCCACTGAACTGAACCGGATGAGCCAGATTCCCGAGAGTTGGACTGACAATTTGCCTGACAATTGGGATGAGAATGCTTCACCGATCAATCGAAGCGAAGTCGATTCGCTCTATCGACGAGCGATGCAATTGATCGAAGGCGATTTCCAACCGCAAACCTGGCGAGCATTCTATCTGTCCGTGGTTGAGCAGAAGTCGACCGACGAGGTTGCTCGCGAATTGAACTTGTCGCCCAATAGTGTTCGGCAAGCCAAGTCGAGGGTGCTGCGGCGGCTGCGTGCCGAGTTGGATGTGGATCGGTAAATTTCCTGTCACACCTTTACGTGATTGATTGTAGCGATCTGAATTGTAGCGATCTGGTACGATATATCATTCACTGTGGAGAAATAAACCGTGATGACTGCACCCAAATGCCCGACCCAAAGCAAACTGATTGATTATCTTTTGGGAAATGTGTCGGGCGACGATTGGCATCGAATCGCGGAACACTTGGATTCCTGTGAACATTGTGAGGCGACGATTTCCGCTCTCGATGGCGAATCGGATACGCTGATCGAATCACTACGTAGGCCCGATATTAACGATGAAATCGAGTCAGAGGCGTATCAACGTGCTGTCCAGGGTGCCGTGGCAGCTTGGAGCGAATCAGCAGCCAAGTCAATGGTTCCATCCGTCAAACTGCGAGATTATGAGCTGATCGAGCCAATCGGATGCGGCGGAATGGCGACCGTTTACCGAGCGATCCATACACGACTAAATCGTGAAGTGGCGATCAAAGTTTTACCTGCTCGTCTGCTACACGATGGCGGTCGAGTGGCCCGTTTTCAACGAGAGATGCAGGCCGTCGGTTCGCTTCGTCATCACGCAATCGTCCAGGCAACCGATGGTGGTGAGGTCGATGGCGTTCACTTCTTGGTGATGGAGATCGTCGATGGCCTCGACTGCAATAAATTGTCTCGGTTGACTGGCCAGTGGTCGATCGAGAACGCTTGTCGACTAGCCCATCAAACCGCTTTGGGGATGGCTCATGTTCACGAATTCGGAATGGTTCATCGCGACTTGAAACCGTCCAACTTGATGGTCACTCGCGATGGGGAGGTCAAGATTTTGGATCTTGGCTTGGCACGTATCGCCAGCGAACCGACCGTTGAGGATGAGCTGACCACGGTGGGCCAGCTAATGGGGACTCTTGACTACATGGCTCCGGAACAATTGGAAGACTCGCACGTTGCGGATCAGCGGTCCGATATCTACTCACTCGGCGCGACGCTCTTCAAACTGCTGACCGGCGTAGCTCCTCGGGCTGGTGCACCGCGTGAAAGCGTGCTGACAAAAATTCGACGTATCTCATCGGAGCCAGCGGTTTCGATCGCTTTGCGTCGTGGTGACTTGCCGGGCGAATTGGTCCTGCTCGTTGATTCGATGCTTTCCGCTTCGCCTGTGGATCGCCCCAAGTCGATGAATGAAGTGGTCGAGCGGATCGAGGGATTGGCTCAGGATAGCGATTTAGGATCGTTAGTCAGCGAAGCGGAGAAGATCGAGCAATCCGTTGGTCAGGAACGCGAAGCGTCGGTGGGTCCGTTGCCGAGCGAAAGATCGACTCCGAAGGTGCTTCCGGTTGTATCCGAAGCCAATGGCAAGCCACCTCGTCGGACATTGCCGTGGATCATTGCAGCGGCAGGTTCAATGGCCGCGTTTGTCTTGGGTGCTGTGATTATTTTGCAAACGAGTTCGGGGCAATTGGTGATCGAAACCGCTTCGCCCGATGTGGAAGTACGTCTGTTGAAGTCGGGACACCCGCATCAGAACATGACGTTGACGGATCATGCACAAACATTCCGGCTCGGTGCGGGTGAGTACGAGATCGAGATTGTCAGTGATGCGGACGGTTTGGTGGTCGAAAATGGTCACTACACGTTGCGGAGGGGAGAAACGTGGCTGGCAAAAGTTGGTCCGAAGGATAAACGCAGCGAGCTCGGAGAGCACGCCGACACTACGAAGGTTGACCCGAACCAGCCGACTTATCAAGACAAAACAATTGACGAGTGGATCGATCTTTTGGGACGTGAACGCAGTCCCGAACAATTGGTTCACGCAACGAAGGCGTTCGAGCGACTGGCTGAACCAGCACGCGTTGGCGATGCCGTTGCGGCATTGGTCCAGGTCGTGTCGTATCAAGATGACGATGATACATACACGAGCGGTGGGACGGACACGAACGTCGTCTATGCGGTGCAGGAGTACTTGGCTAAACAGGATCAGCAAACCGTTGCTGACATGTTGACAAGGAAACTCGGTGACGGCAGTGACCGCGAAAAACAATTCATTCTGAAGTATCTCAATGGATACACCGCTCGAATAAAAGGCAAGGTCCGCGATTCCTATTTGCCATTGTTAGCGAGCCTATGGGACGACGATTCATTCACGGGTCGAGAGGAATTGTTGTTTGCTCTGATCAACTATGCACCGGCCGACACACTCCTTCCAAGGCTAGTAAATGCCCTTGATAACAAAGAAGCTTTTATTCGTCTGATGGCTGCGGATGAGTTGATTAAGCGAGACGTACACGCTGACGCGGTCGTTGCGACGCTGAGCGAGATTTTAGCACGTGACAAGCAGTCAGCATACCGATTAAAAGCTGCATGGAGTCTTGGCGATCTTGGACCCAAAGCTGCGTCGGCGTACCCATTGTTAGTCAGTATCGTGCAAAGTGATGATGCCGATTTGGATGTAGATGTCCATTCTTTCTTCGCGGGTCCGAAGTCGATGACCACAATCAAAGATGCCTCTATCGGCGCGTTGGCAAAAATCGGCAACATGGATGCGTTTCCCATTCTGTTTGACCAGTGGAAAACGCGACTCGATTCGGCTAATGACGGCCGCGGTACCCATAGCGCAGAATCGGTCGCCAAAGCAATCGAAGCGCTTTCTGGTATGAAACCAAGGGTTAAAGTGGTCAGTCGGGTAAGGACGATCTACTGGACGATCGAAGGAGTGTCATTAACCCTTATCTATCGTGCTACATTTAATCATACCGTTTCCTCCCCGGTTTCCCCGACTTGGGCCGAAAAACTGCTAGCGGTCGAGGAAGATGTTCCAGTAGAAGATTTGATCGGTTATGCGAATCATGTCGACCCACGCCCCGATGCTGCTCAAGCGAAGTTGCAAGTTGAGTTGATCTTGCTGTTGGCAAAGTATCAACAGGCCAGCGAAACA includes the following:
- a CDS encoding RNA polymerase sigma factor, giving the protein MLIQQGSINHRASPIDDSGYHSVFISPSANPIQTMQTFPGDAKQSTPSSFATSASLLHRVQANDQTAWSRLVDLYGVMVYRWAVRGGLSHDDAADVMQDVFMAVAGAIRRFDLAAKGKFRAWLWTITRNKINDHFRRNVAREIARGGSTELNRMSQIPESWTDNLPDNWDENASPINRSEVDSLYRRAMQLIEGDFQPQTWRAFYLSVVEQKSTDEVARELNLSPNSVRQAKSRVLRRLRAELDVDR
- a CDS encoding serine/threonine-protein kinase; its protein translation is MTAPKCPTQSKLIDYLLGNVSGDDWHRIAEHLDSCEHCEATISALDGESDTLIESLRRPDINDEIESEAYQRAVQGAVAAWSESAAKSMVPSVKLRDYELIEPIGCGGMATVYRAIHTRLNREVAIKVLPARLLHDGGRVARFQREMQAVGSLRHHAIVQATDGGEVDGVHFLVMEIVDGLDCNKLSRLTGQWSIENACRLAHQTALGMAHVHEFGMVHRDLKPSNLMVTRDGEVKILDLGLARIASEPTVEDELTTVGQLMGTLDYMAPEQLEDSHVADQRSDIYSLGATLFKLLTGVAPRAGAPRESVLTKIRRISSEPAVSIALRRGDLPGELVLLVDSMLSASPVDRPKSMNEVVERIEGLAQDSDLGSLVSEAEKIEQSVGQEREASVGPLPSERSTPKVLPVVSEANGKPPRRTLPWIIAAAGSMAAFVLGAVIILQTSSGQLVIETASPDVEVRLLKSGHPHQNMTLTDHAQTFRLGAGEYEIEIVSDADGLVVENGHYTLRRGETWLAKVGPKDKRSELGEHADTTKVDPNQPTYQDKTIDEWIDLLGRERSPEQLVHATKAFERLAEPARVGDAVAALVQVVSYQDDDDTYTSGGTDTNVVYAVQEYLAKQDQQTVADMLTRKLGDGSDREKQFILKYLNGYTARIKGKVRDSYLPLLASLWDDDSFTGREELLFALINYAPADTLLPRLVNALDNKEAFIRLMAADELIKRDVHADAVVATLSEILARDKQSAYRLKAAWSLGDLGPKAASAYPLLVSIVQSDDADLDVDVHSFFAGPKSMTTIKDASIGALAKIGNMDAFPILFDQWKTRLDSANDGRGTHSAESVAKAIEALSGMKPRVKVVSRVRTIYWTIEGVSLTLIYRATFNHTVSSPVSPTWAEKLLAVEEDVPVEDLIGYANHVDPRPDAAQAKLQVELILLLAKYQQASETLATLLRHAEGISRRSQTENTAAKSNRSDAAKVFEEAAETWIREQEDQPESLLEQLVQSCEAGSTTSCDVALKLLDRMDRKMQTRAIASALLFGVQYANDDQFVVETVVSWHKNKENRQQVNEFMRTTKSISWSHIARFLFQNGLADDDTRAIVLDRFKEYSNIRNLVLTDILQSLEVHPENVDFVIELLRHPALDVVKSDDGASVRASHYLPQLEFVPEDHRQAFVPWLEELRKSANKAESEAANAWLKLWRPELGFE